ACCAAAAAAGCTCCTGATATCAGCAGGCATGGTGATTTTAAAAATTATCAGAGCATGCCATGAACAGGCAAATGGTGAATTGATGAGAGTAAGTGCAAATTTGAAGCACCAATGCACAAAACGCTTTTAATTTAAATGAccattacggagtataggCAACTAGATCGGAAAACACGACGCGCTGCCTTGAGCTCTTGTCGCCGACGTGATTTAATTGGCTTACATAAGGAGCACGCGCATGGTCCGTGCCCCAACCTCGTTTTACCTGTTTCGGACTGGGGGAAAGTCGGACTTGCAGATACGCCGATAGTCTGGAAGTCTTCATCCAACATCGCTAATTCGCTACGAAAAGGGCCTGGCATCAGATCTCACCATGGCCTccacgatgaagatgttctcGGGGCCTCAATTGGCCCTTTTCCGGCCTACCTGTATGTTGGATTTCTTTCCATAAGAATTTTTCTCTACAGGGCCGGAAAGCTGACCGTCTCAACATTAGGTTTATCCACAACTTTTACGGCCTCTCCGCTATCACGATGCTTCTCCACGACCTCCCCGGCTCTTGACTGGCTTACTCCGAAGTTCATGGAAACGTCGAAGTCTCCCAAGGGTCGCCCACATGTTGCGACTGGCGGTTCGTCCCGCGGTACAACTGTCGTCTGGGGCGACTACGGCTTGCGCATGAAGGACCATGACCGCCGACTGCCGGCTTCGTCGCTCAAGATCGCAGAAGAAACCATTAAGAGACGCTTAAGAGGAATGAACTATACGCTCTACAAGCGTGTCAGCGCCAACATCGGTGTGTACACCAAGGGTAACGAACAGCGTATGGGTAAGGGTAAGGGAAAGTTCGACTACTGGACGGCGAAGGTCGGTGTCAGCAGAATCGTGTTTGAACTGAAGGGCGATATTCACGAGAAAGTCGCAAGGGAGGCTTTCAGATTGGCTGGCCACAAGTTGCCGGGTAAGCATAGCTCTCGCTCTACGAACGGGCCGGTGACGGTTCCACACTAACAACGCAATCCGGTCTAGGACTCTGGGAGTTCTGTAAGAAGGGCGACCCCCCTGTTGTTGGCTTGACGAAACTCGGCAACGGCGTGACTTTGGAAAGTCTGAAGCGCCCCCGCCGGAGCCCAGCCCTGGGCGCGGCAAACATGTCTACGCCGCCAAGTTCGACCTCGTCTAGCCCCTCTGCTTCTCAATAAACAAATCGCATATATTCCATTTGGCCGTATTACTACATTATTTGCGCGCGACAAATTTTAAGCTCCGACGCCGGAACCAGGTCCATATCCCTGCTGTCTCCTACTCCTCGCTGCTTCTGCATCGCCATCTTGGGTTTCGGGCTTGAGGTCTTGTGTATATTATCATCAGCTTttggttctttcttgaatgtTTTATTCCCACATGTGTCGATGTCTTATACACGGAGTTAGATTGAAGGAAACCAAAGACCAACTGTACCTTTATCCGCTTCTCCCATGACACCACTTTGTCCTGAAAATCTCCTTGCCCATTCggcatcctcatcttccgccTTTGAACTAGTATCCGGGTCCAAAAGTTGCATCATTTCACTCCTCGTATGTGGCATATTTCCTTGGACTGGTCAATTCCAATATTACTCCGAATAAGATATGATTTTCCCGCCAAGCTGAACCAACATACCACCTAATTGCCCAGTTTGCTTCGCTGGAGTTTCCGTAAACTCTCGAATGGATTCATACCTTCATCTTCGGTTAAACAAAATCCGCATAAACAAATAATAGTttgggagaaaaaaagactcaCTGAGTACTCTCACCACCCGGTTCAGTGTCCATCAGCCTAGTATCCGACATAATCTCCAAGGCCTAGGATAATATACAATAGAGGAACTTGAAATCCTTTCGCATATGTACGTTCAAAATTAGTCCAAACTTTGAAACCCCAAGTTAGTTCGGCAGTGGCTGGTCCTCCCAATTTATAGAGGAACTGTATGACGTAGTCTATCATGTCCGTCTTCAACCCTTTCCCCCATGGGGAAGAACTTGGTTTTACGGCAGCATTCTAGACCACGTCAGTTCCGAACCCGGTTCCTAGACGAGCACGGAAGTTCTTGTTTGCAGAAATTGCCGATTTATTTTGTGATATCCTACAAAAACGCCAATGGAACTCATCAAGACCTGAATCTGTATCCTGCCCCAGAAACCACGCAATTAGCACCTTCCTATTAAGGCTGCTGTCACATATTATACAGAACAATCATAAATCGTGgattattatttttttctttcttttctacgaTTTAGAAGTCCATGCCCATTAGGTAGCTGTGTTGATTGTTAGTGTGGATGCTTGGCTGTATTGTTACTTAGGAGTCGAACCTTTCATAGATGCGCATGAATTTGGCGACGAAGGCCTCCAGGTGGAAGATAACTTTCTGTAATATAGGTCAGTATCCTTAGCTGGCTACAGTATTCTGGTCTGGGTTCTTACGCTTCCTTGTGTGACTCTGTGCTCGTAGAATGCAGACCATTTAATAACGTCGGGCTTCAGAGCATCGTCTACCttggcgatgagcttgaagGTGAGAGTCTAAGATACTAGTCAGCGTTGACCAGATAATCCTTCATCGATCCGTAGTCAGACCTTGAGAATAGTAGTCGGCGGGATGCAGTGAGTTAAGAGATCGTACAAGCGCGCCCGGACTTGCAATAGTCGAGCTGGCGACCGCTCGGCCAGAATCTCATCAGCCGTAATAGAAATGAGCACCTCCCAGTCCGGAGGTGGGATCGGAGTGTTCTCTGTCACCTTCTCACTATTGGTCGGATAGGGTCAGCCTAGAGCCGAGAATGATATATAATACGATCATACCTTTGAGCATAGATAGCTTCAAACATGAGTAACGCGCGTCGGAGATTGCGTCCGCTCTCCTTTGCTATCTTCTTATTAAGCCCGGGCGCCTCCGGCCAGCCTTCCCTCTTGCCAGCAGCGCTGAGCACAGAGCAGATCTGGTCTTCCGTTGGTGCCGCAACCCTGACCAGCAGGGTTCTGGAACGAATCGGAGCAATGATATTTGAGGTGCTATTGGCCAATAGAATTAATCTCAGGTTGGGACTGTATTTCTCCATAGTCCGTCTCAGAGCTGCCTGGGCGTCACGACTCAGATGATCTGCTTCATTGATAACAACAACCTTGAACCTTTGCTTTGCGGAGAGATCGACCTGCTGTGTTTGCGCAATCTCTTTGAGCAGTTCCTGCACGACGACACGGTCATAGTTTCCTACATCCGAAGGTGTAATCTCCAGATGGTATACAGACGATACAATGTTGAATTCGAGCTTCCGGTTACTCGTCGTCTGGTAGACTCTGGCATCGATCTTGATCTTTTCCACACCCGCACCGTACAGCTCTTTTAATGTCGCGATTGTCCGCGTCTTCTTGCCTGCGCCTGATGGTCCGTACATGAGTAGATGGGGGAAATCTCCACTTTGTGCCTAAAACAAGAATAATGTCAATTGGTGGTTTTTCTTAACAAAAATCTGGTTCAGGTTTGATTACCAGTGACTTCAAGCGTGCGGACAGTTCATGATGATATGAGAGAGCTTCGAGCGAGCGTGGTCGCAGTTTGTCAACTAGCAAAGCCATCTTTAGTGCTCTCGTATTTGTTACGGCGGTGTGAGGCTATCGAGTGCTTCTCACAAATGTAAAGATAGCTTAGATGGATCGGAGAGCAAGACGCGTCGGGAAGATCGTGACACGCGAGCTTAATTGGTGGTCCGTGCACGGGTGCTTACAATCGTACATAGATACCAGTACAGAGTGGATAGTagatcttcagcttctcaatgTATTGAGACTGCTACGGAGCTTTGCTAATTACTACCCTATCACCGAGAAGAGAGGCTGTAAGTCGTTTTTCCGAGCAGTTTCCACCTTATTGAACTGTAAGAGTCTACAATTGGTGCCATCAAGCGGGAAAACATAATGTACAGATATCCATTGCTATGATACATATATGGGTATTCTTTTGGAGAGGAGATACAACTTTCCCGCGAGCTCAAATATCTCCCGATATGGAGAGAAATTACGAGGGATTTCGCCAGAGCTTATCCTAGCGCTTCACGATTGTTGTGCTGCTTGGGTAACCTCGCTTCCTCGACGCCGATTCGGGCTATCAGGCTTCCGACGTGGGCTTATCTACTGAAGCTGTGATGTGGCCAATCCAAGCGTTGATGTTTCGAGGGATGGGAAACAGTAATCAGTCTATATGATCAGTTCGTTGGTATCGGCTTGAGAACTCCGTTGTCATCATATCGCGCTTCTGTTGTGCGTCAGCAACCCGTTACACCTTGATCTGCAGGCCGGC
The sequence above is a segment of the Aspergillus oryzae RIB40 DNA, chromosome 3 genome. Coding sequences within it:
- a CDS encoding mitochondrial 54S ribosomal protein uL16m (mitochondrial ribosomal protein L16) produces the protein MASTMKMFSGPQLALFRPTCLSTTFTASPLSRCFSTTSPALDWLTPKFMETSKSPKGRPHVATGGSSRGTTVVWGDYGLRMKDHDRRLPASSLKIAEETIKRRLRGMNYTLYKRVSANIGVYTKGNEQRMGKGKGKFDYWTAKVGVSRIVFELKGDIHEKVAREAFRLAGHKLPGLWEFCKKGDPPVVGLTKLGNGVTLESLKRPRRSPALGAANMSTPPSSTSSSPSASQ
- a CDS encoding replication factor C subunit 5 (replication factor C, subunit RFC3), giving the protein MALLVDKLRPRSLEALSYHHELSARLKSLAQSGDFPHLLMYGPSGAGKKTRTIATLKELYGAGVEKIKIDARVYQTTSNRKLEFNIVSSVYHLEITPSDVGNYDRVVVQELLKEIAQTQQVDLSAKQRFKVVVINEADHLSRDAQAALRRTMEKYSPNLRLILLANSTSNIIAPIRSRTLLVRVAAPTEDQICSVLSAAGKREGWPEAPGLNKKIAKESGRNLRRALLMFEAIYAQSEKVTENTPIPPPDWEVLISITADEILAERSPARLLQVRARLYDLLTHCIPPTTILKTLTFKLIAKVDDALKPDVIKWSAFYEHRVTQGSKVIFHLEAFVAKFMRIYESYLMGMDF